The DNA segment GTGTTCGAGTATGTGGAGGCGGACCTGAAAAAGGCGATTGAAAAGCAAGAGGGTGGCTACTCTGGAATGGATCTGAAGCGGCTTATTTATCAGCTTTTAGACGGCCTTTACTTTtgccaccgccatcgcatCATCCACCGTGATCTGAAGCCAGCCAACATCCTCCTGACATCAGGGAACGTCCTTAAATTGGCTGATTTCGGCCTCGCCCGCGCGTTCCAAGTGCCCATGCACACCTACACGCACGAGGTGGTTACGCTGTGGTACCGTGCCCCCGAGATCCTCCTCGGTGAGAAGCACTACACTCCTGCCGTGGATATGTGGAGTGTCGGCTGCATTTTCGCCGAGCTAGCGCGCCGAAAGGTTCTTTTCCGCGGCGATAGCGAAATTGGGCAGTTGTTTGAAATTTTTCAAGTGCTGGGGACGCCGACGGACACCGAGGGGTCCTGGCCTGGTGTGTCGCGGCTGCCCGACTACCGCGACGTATTTCCCAAGTGGACGGCAAAGCGGCTGGGGCAGGTACTACCAGAACTTCATCCGGACGCTATTGATCTTCTCTCCAAGATGCTCAAGTACGATCCGCGGGAGCGCATATCAGCCAAGGAGGCCCTCCAGCACCCGTGGTTCAGCGACCTTCGCTGGTAGAGTGAAAAGGGCATGACTGAATACAGTCTGCTGACGCGTCGGACTATGGAGGATTTGTTTCTCTGAGGGTGCTTTGCTGAGGAGGCTCCTACTTGCTTTTCTTGACTCTTACTTAGACTTGACGCTTTCAGTTTTTCCTGTTTTGACTCTCCACCCTTTAGATCTTTCTCctacacatgcatacatacactttttctctcgctcttccaCAACGACATTACCACCGTGCCCCTGTCTTTTCCACTATCTGGCCCTTTTTCAGTTGCGAAACAGATTTGGTcgtgtctttttttttcgttctaGCTCAGATCTTCGGCCCTTAGTTGTACTATGAACTTTCGCAAAAAGATGCCTAATATGCAGCAACTCTACATACAGATCGGGTTTCTCCTAGAACATGTGTCCTCTTTCGCTGCTTTATGCCTTCGAGTAGAGACTTCAGCTCCTTTTTCATAAAGGCATGGGCCGGCCTGGACGTGCATGCTggggagggagtgggagTTTTCACACAGGCATTGACAGCTGCAACGTCTCTATGAGAGACGAAGGCAGCACTAAAAAAGAATGAAATCCGACGACGCGCTACTTGGACCTCCACACTCAATGCTTTGCAAATATACATTTCGTATTactccccttttctcttccaCCTGTCGTTTCACCACAGCTGTGTCGCAACTCGTGGTTTTGCACGCATATTTTAGCTGCTGCCCTTGCATTTTTCTGTCGGCCATCAGTTCCAATATGGCGGCGACCAGCTATGAtcgcgacgctgccgtgaAGGTGGCAGAAGAAAACTACAGTCTCCGGAAGAGGCTTGCACGGATggagtgggaggaggagaagcagaggcGGGCGGCGGAGTATGAGTCTCGCTTTGAGGGGGCTGTGGACACTAGCGCCAACGATAGGATGCGGAGCCGGAACAGCGCGCTCCAGGATGAAATTGCAGGACTGGAGAGccagctgaaggagctgcagaTGATCAATGTTACGGACCTGCAGCACGAGTACACTCGTCTAGACAACCGCCGTGCGTACCTCCTGAACGAAATTGCTGGCCTCCGACGCATTCTTGCCAATCAGAGCAAAGAGGTGAAGCGTGCCACCCGGAGCGTCAACAGTCAACACGAGCTCCGTCGCCAAAACAACGAGCAGCATGCTGCATCTATCGAGGATATCCAAATGTTcagaaagaagagggagtCACTAGCCGAAGAAACCCAACACCTGATCGCAAAGGAGCGCCAGTTAATGTCAGAACTGGAGACGCTTCCTGCGCCAGGTGAAGATCAGGAGGTTATGGCTAGCCGCCTGAGGGAAGATAACGAGAAGAAGGACCATACGAttgcgcagctggaggcgacCCTaaaagagaagcagctgAAGGCAGGCACCCAACTTGCTGAGGCGAACTCCGCCGTTGACATTCAGCACCTGCGAGAGGAGTATGTCCGGTTGAACGACCAGTTGAGGCGCATCAAGCAGTAATGCCGGGTACGCCGATGGGTGGCGGAGCTGTCCGACCTTTGCA comes from the Leishmania infantum JPCM5 genome chromosome 36 genome and includes:
- the CRK3 gene encoding cdc2-related kinase; protein product: MSSFGRATARSGDAGTRDSLDRYNRLDVLGEGTYGVVYRAVDKITGQYVALKKVRLDRTEEGIPQTALREVSILQEFDHPNIVNLLDVICSDGKLYLVFEYVEADLKKAIEKQEGGYSGMDLKRLIYQLLDGLYFCHRHRIIHRDLKPANILLTSGNVLKLADFGLARAFQVPMHTYTHEVVTLWYRAPEILLGEKHYTPAVDMWSVGCIFAELARRKVLFRGDSEIGQLFEIFQVLGTPTDTEGSWPGVSRLPDYRDVFPKWTAKRLGQVLPELHPDAIDLLSKMLKYDPRERISAKEALQHPWFSDLRW